In one Nicotiana tomentosiformis chromosome 6, ASM39032v3, whole genome shotgun sequence genomic region, the following are encoded:
- the LOC104091391 gene encoding E3 ubiquitin-protein ligase At1g63170-like: MAVTSEELTQENPTDRFPLLMEQAESHERNEHVIDVEQGGGPSSSGSSDNGSPRGLEMPNHEDRPPGRHSSSSSNDSISQSPSIARRGEGSDRRWSPFNTLLWLSIELVFILGQIVAAIVVLSLSRGENPETPLFAWVVGYATGCAASLPLLYWRYLHRYRATDRRSAQLRQGSPQVNSTAEPNSYITISLTRTSDEEDGRNTSTEILTRQSNARLSSLVDHFKMALDCFFAVWFVVGNVWIFGGHSSSSDAPNLYRLCIAFLTISCIGYAMPFILCAMICCCLPCIISILGVRENMHGVRGATEESINALPTHKYRVKTNGTGSNGNKNSEGEEGGFIATGTEKERAISGEDAVCCICLTKYEDNDELRELPCSHFFHTQCVDKWLKINASCPLCKSEIGIKDTNEEPLQQS; this comes from the exons ATGGCTGTTACCTCTGAAGAACTTACTCAGGAGAACCCAACCGACAGATTTCCTTTGCTCATGGAGCAAGCAGAAAGTCATGAGAGGAATGAACATGTTATTGATGTAGAACAAGGAGGTGGTCCCTCATCATCAGGTTCATCTGATAATGGTTCTCCTCGTGGCTTGGAAATGCCCAACCATGAAGATAGACCGCCTGGTCGAcattcttcatcttcatccaaTGATTCAATTTCTCAAAGCCCTTCAATCGCAAGGAGAGGTGAAGGTTCTGATCGTCGTTGGAGCCCATTTAATACCCTGTTGTGGCTTTCCATTGAGCTAGTATTCATCTTAGGACAGATTGTTGCAGCAATTGTTGTTTTATccttgtcaagaggggaaaacccAGAAACCCCATTATTTGCTTGGGTTGTAGGTTATGCAACTGGATGTGCAGCAAGCCTCCCTTTACTGTACTGGCGGTATCTTCACCGTTACCGAGCCACTGATCGGAGGTCAGCTCAACTGCGTCAAGGTTCCCCCCAAGTCAATTCCACTGCAGAGCCAAATTCTTATATTACTATCTCATTGACTCGGACCTCAGATGAGGAAGATGGTAGAAACACATCTACAGAAATTTTGACCAGGCAAAGCAATGCAAG ACTTAGTTCACTGGTAGATCATTTCAAGATGGCCTTGGATTGCTTCTTTGCAGTGTGGTTTGTTGTTGGCAACGTTTGGATCTTTGGGGGGCACTCATCTTCTTCTGACGCTCCCAATTTGTACAG ATTATGTATAGCTTTTCTTACCATTAGTTGCATTGGATACGCTATGCCTTTCATCTTGTGTGCAATGATATGTTGCTGCCTGCCTTGTATAATTTCAATCCTTGGTGTCCGTGAGAATATGCATGGAGTGAGAGGAGCCACAGAAGAGTCCATTAATGCTCTTCCGACACATAAGTATAGGGTCAAGACCAATGGAACGGGGAGCAATGGAAACAAAAATTCAGAAGGGGAGGAAGGTGGTTTTATAGCCACCGGCACAGAGAAGGAACGTGCTATCTCGGGAGAAGATGCA GTATGTTGTATTTGCTTAACAAAGTACGAGGACAATGACGAGCTAAGGGAGTTGCCTTGCTCGCATTTCTTCCATACTCAGTGTGTAGATAAATGGCTGAAGATTAATGCGTCTTGCCCCCTCTGCAAATCTGAAATTGGCATCAAGGACACAAATGAGGAACCCCTTCAACAGTCCTAA
- the LOC104091390 gene encoding probable sulfate transporter 3.5 — MTSPKKSLHGVNYASPRSFGTVLKANLKETLFPDDPFHEFKNEKLSIRIQKGIQYFVPMFQWLPKYNLGLFKFDLLAGITIASLAIPQGISYAKLANLPPIIGLYSSFVPPLIYAVFGSSKHLAVGTVATCSLLIAESIQEKVKPQENMQLYLSLFYTATFVSGLVQTALGVLRLGFLVDFLSHSTITGFMGGTAVIICLQQLKGILGLKHFTSHTDVVHVLRSVFENRKEWTWQCAVVGVIFLVFLQLSRYVRKKKPNLFWVSAIAPIIVVILGCLFAYLFHAEKHGIAIVGELSKGINPPSIHLLTFNPEYVYAAVKAGIITAIISLAEGIAIGRSFSIMNNEQIDGNKEMVAIGLMNIAGSFTSCYLTTGPFSKTAVNHNAGCKTQMSNVVMSLCMLLTLLFLAPLFGYTPLVALSAIIMSAMLGLIDYEKFYHLYKTDKFDFLICMVAFLGVAFISMDMGLMMSVGLALVRALLYVARPPTCKLGNITETVFRDVEQYPGVDGIQGILILKLGSPIYFPNSNYVRERILRWVRDEESLENSKRNEVEFLLLDFGGITSIDITGVETLFEIRRCLDAKGIKMILINPRLGVMEKLIVTRFIDVIGKESVFLTIEDAIETCRFSLKCSSQSKREDVEIA, encoded by the exons ATGACTTCTCCTAAGAAATCATTGCATGGGGTTAACTATGCATCACCACGTAGCTTTGGAACAGTTCTTAAAGCAAATTTAAAAGAAACACTTTTTCCAGATGATCCATTCCATGAATTCAAGAACGAGAAACTTTCAATCAGAATTCAAAAGGGAATTCAATATTTTGTTCCAATGTTTCAATGGTTGCCTAAGTACAATTTAGGGCTATTCAAGTTTGATCTTCTTGCTGGAATAACCATTGCTAGTCTTGCAATCCCACAAGGAATAAGCTACGCGAAACTCGCCAACCTTCCTCCGATTATCGGACTCT ATTCAAGCTTTGTTCCCCCTCTTATTTATGCTGTTTTTGGAAGTTCAAAGCATCTTGCTGTTGGAACAGTAGCAACTTGCTCATTGCTTATTGCTGAATCCATTCAAGAAAAAGTTAAACCTCAGGAAAATATGCAATTGTACCTCAGTTTGTTCTACACAGCCACCTTTGTCTCTGGTTTGGTGCAAACTGCTTTGGGTGTGCTAAG GCTTGGATTTTTGGTGGATTTTCTATCACATTCAACAATTACTGGATTTATGGGAGGGACAGCAGTAATTATCTGCCTACAGCAACTGAAGGGCATCCTTGGCTTGAAACATTTCACTAGCCATACTGATGTTGTTCATGTTTTACGTTCTGTCTTTGAAAACAGAAAAGAG TGGACATGGCAGTGTGCAGTTGTTGGTGTAATCTTCCTTGTTTTCCTACAATTATCTAGATATGTG AGAAAGAAGAAACCAAATCTTTTTTGGGTTTCAGCCATTGCTCCAATTATTGTTGTCATACTTGGCTGCCTTTTTGCTTATTTATTCCATGCTGAGAAACATGGCATTGCCATT GTTGGTGAATTGAGTAAAGGAATAAATCCACCATCCATTCATCTTCTAACTTTTAACCCGGAGTATGTATATGCAGCTGTAAAAGCTGGGATTATCACAGCAATTATTTCTCTAGCT GAAGGAATAGCTATTGGAAGGAGTTTCTCCATAATGAATAATGAACAAATTGATGGCAACAAGGAGATGGTAGCAATTGGCCTTATGAATATTGCTGGCTCTTTCACTTCTTGCTACTTGACTACAG GGCCATTTTCAAAAACTGCGGTGAACCACAACGCGGGATGCAAGACTCAAATGTCAAATGTAGTCATGTCACTCTGCATGCTGCTAACCCTACTATTTTTGGCTCCGCTCTTTGGCTACACACCACTTGTTGCGCTCTCTGCTATAATTATGTCTGCAATGCTTGGCCTAATTGATTATGAGAAGTTTTATCATCTTTACAAGACAGACAAATTTGATTTCTTGATTTGTATGGTTGCCTTTTTGGGCGTTGCCTTCATAAGCATGGACATGGGACTCATGATGTCG GTTGGACTTGCCTTGGTCAGAGCACTTCTATATGTAGCAAGGCCACCAACTTGCAAGCTTGGAAACATAACAGAAACTGTGTTTAGAGACGTAGAACAATATCCTGGTGTAGATGGAATTCAAGGAATTCTGATTTTGAAGCTTGGTTCTCCAATATACTTCCCAAACAGTAATTATGTCAGAGAAag GATTCTAAGATGGGTCAGAGATGAGGAATCTCTTGAAAACTCTAAAAGAAATGAAGTTGAATTCTTGCTACTAGATTTTGGAG GTATTACATCAATTGACATAACGGGTGTTGAAACTTTATTTGAAATTCGTAGATGCCTAGATGCGAAAGGGATCAAG ATGATATTGATTAATCCAAGGTTGGGAGTTATGGAAAAGTTGATAGTGACAAGATTCATAGATGTGATTGGAAAGGAATCAGTGTTCTTAACAATTGAAGATGCAATTGAAACATGCAGATTTTCACTAAAATGTTCAAGCCAGTCCAAAAGAGAAGACGTGGAAATTGCTTAG